In one window of Cryptococcus neoformans var. neoformans B-3501A chromosome 11, whole genome shotgun sequence DNA:
- a CDS encoding hypothetical protein (HMMPfam hit to zf-CCCH, Zinc finger C-x8-C-x5-C-x3-H type (and similar), score: 42.2, E(): 1.4e-09), producing MENTIRAPSPRKHSALLAVTDDFDTPSQAPTPTPPATLTAHPHLAHYIHSLLNNVHFPPPRSALVAQHPLSVSSSGGSDGSDSDDDHHGDVSNVSQSGSEAASTSGASGVTKSSQEAGVAKSDDGSARKATTAEKEELVKKIVELLDNDQEEEIKGTLKPYMGELGKDDLLMDQVCLDCMHKRRDDIEGLPYAPHLTPTRARASPGIGSRPFTPTRVPSFRSRTPLSRTHSPVPPIPSHSSVTVPPKPASSSGYSPAPSPLASPRMLNAKASTFNPSARVVSGSPFGAIGAPSMTRTGSNLAIASPLFSDQQSPFHSPVGTPQRTPVKMPDLFSSPAQRAAASKSIVPDDDDDDEFSPFGKGLPKLHHHDTSLKADSKPFNPYFFGAPLGPALNASAGEYTPNMAMSDTSTSYSSSHIGTSDVLDESTTETGSGMTPLDVLCSVFTSVPRPELEDALHRSGYDFEAAMSMLVAAYTNPRSGASTPQRVSSPRPYIGMGRGGRDGYFPTVSSRTLRRDISPTGGTRSPAGANGGKMCRYFLAGECRRSDCRFSHDLDRAMCRFWLRGHCAKGPNCEFLHNFPNNLDVSALQSAMSRVELSQDEYARPDSPGNWHQPPEEFPDLTTARSARAPRFDPSRNRFANAIKRAAPAPPRDFPSTQVQPAHSQDYLSDSSTSSVPALPRPSMRIKLRPPTLLPTLKTGTAANEQYLASRSTSIRLGHARNACLARAADAFRRGDGAAAKRFSREGKALNQRMLNEAAEAAQGLVKERQAEAMEAVKERPAGWSDDPADRSQRGQACAGGLGVILGVASVSRLPPGANASSLTSEERTEALLDLHTLHGNEAADILGQFLAELERERFRGLAYVVIGEEKHVGTQDEKRGAGKVRLGASVKSALAGWGYAWNESAGIICVDPCRT from the exons ATGGAAAACACGATAAGGGCCCCCTCCCCTCGAAAACACTCCGCCCTCCTTGCCGTCACAGACGACTTCGATACTCCATCTCAAGCACCGACGCCCACGCCCCCAGCCACTCTCACGGCCCACCCACACCTCGCACATTACATCCATTCCCTTCTCAATAACGTCCATTTCCCACCTCCACGCTCAGCCCTTGTTGCTCAACACCCACTCAGCGTATCGTCTTCGGGCGGATCGGATGGCAGTGACAGTGACGATGATCATCATGGGGACGTGTCAAACGTTTCCCAAAGCGGGTCAGAAGCTGCTTCGACGAGCGGTGCAAGTGGGGTGACAAAGAGTAGTCAGGAGGCGGGGGTAGCGAAAAGCGATGATGGGTCAGCTCGAAAAGCGACGACGgctgaaaaagaagagctggTAAAAAAGATTGTAGAGTTGCTTGATAATGatcaggaggaggagataaAGGGAACTTTGAAGCCGTATATGGGCGAGTTGGGCAAG GACGATCTGCTAATGGACCAAGTGTGTCTCGATTGCATGCATAAGCGTCGAG ACGACATTGAGGGTCTCCCATACGCTCCCCATCTGACCCCCACCCGAGCAAGGGCTTCACCTGGCATAGGCTCCCGGCCCTTCACGCCGACCAGGgttccttctttccgcTCCCGTACTCCGCTCAGCCGCACTCACTCTCCGGTACCCCCTATCCCGTCCCACTCTTCTGTCACCGTGCCTCCAAAGccagcttcctcttccggaTACAGTCCTGCCCCGTCCCCGCTTGCTTCTCCTCGTATGCTCAATGCCAAAGCATCCACATTTAACCCATCTGCTAGGGTTGTATCAG GTTCGCCATTTGGCGCAATCGGTGCGCCTAGCATGACGCGTACGGGCTCAAATCTTGCAATCGCTTCGCCGCTCTTTAGTGATCAGCAAAGTCCGTTCCATTCGCCTGTCGGGACGCCACAGCGGACACCGGTCAAGATGCCAGATTTGTTCTCGTCCCCTGCTCAACGGGCTGCAGCGAGCAAAAGCATTGTACcggacgacgatgacgatgatgagttTTCGCCCTTCGGAAAAGGTCTGCCAAAGTTACACCACCATGATACCTCTCTCAAGGCGGATTCCAAACCCTTTAACCCTTATTTTTTCGGTGCCCCACTTGGTCCCGCACTTAACGCCAGTGCCGGCGAGTACACTCCCAACATGGCCATGTCCGATACGTCCACCTCGTATTCCTCATCCCACATTGGTACATCCGACGTGCTAGACGAGTCCACCACCGAGACCGGCTCTGGTATGACCCCGCTCGACGTCCTGTGCAGCGTGTTCACCTCGGTTCCTCGGCCCGAGCTGGAGGATGCCTTGCACAGATCAGGATACGACTTCGAGGCTGCCATGTCCATGCTTGTGGCGGCGTACACCAACCCAAGAAGCGGTGCGTCTACCCCTCAGCGAGTGTCAAGTCCCCGTCCGTATATTGGGATGggccgaggaggaagagacgggTATTTCCCGACGGTAAGCAGTAGGACGTTAAGGAGGGATATAAGTCCGACTGGAGGGACACGGTCTCCTGCGGGAGCGaatggagggaagatgTGTAGATATTTCCTTGCGGGAGAATGTAGGAGATCGGATTGTAGGTTTAGTCATGATCTCGATCGGGCGATGTGTAGGTTCTGGTTGAGAGGGCATTGTGCCAAGGGGCCGAATTGCGA GTTTCTCCACAATTTCCCGAACAACCTCGACGTATCTGCGCTCCAATCGGCCATGTCCCGAGTGGAACTTTCTCAAGATGAGTACGCCCGTCCCGATTCCCCTGGAAACTGGCATCAGCCCCCCGAAGAGTTTCCCGACCTCACAACAGCTCGTTCCGCCAGAGCCCCGAGATTTGACCCATCAAGAAACAGATTCGCAAACGCGATCAAACGCGCCGCTCCTGCCCCTCCTCGAGACTTCCCTTCAACACAAGTCCAGCCAGCTCATTCGCAAGACTATTTATCCGActcttcaacctcttcgGTTCCCGCTCTCCCTCGTCCATCCATGCGTATAAAACTCCGCCCTCCTACGCTCTTACCCACCCTCAAAACCGGTACGGCCGCAAACGAGCAGTATCTCGCCTCACGTTCCACCTCCATCCGTCTCGGCCACGCTCGAAACGCTTGCCTTGCTCGTGCGGCAGACGCCTTCCGCCGTGGGGATGGCGCGGCCGCTAAACGATTTTCGCGTGAAGGCAAGGCGCTTAACCAGAGAATGTTGAATGAAGCTGCCGAGGCAGCGCAGGGTTTGGTCAAGGAGAGACAGGCGGAAGCTATGGAGGCAGTGAAGGAAAGGCCTGCTGGGTGGAGTGATGATCCCGCCGACAGGTCTCAAAGAGGTCAGGCGTGTGCGGGAGGTCTGGGTGTCATCCTCGGCGTCGCCAGTGTTTCTCGACTCCCACCTGGCGCCAACGCGTCGTCCCTCACTTCTGAAGAACGCACCGAGGCCCTCCTTGACTTGCACACTTTGCATGGCAATGAAGCCGCCGATATTTTAGGCCAATTCCTTGCGGAattggagagagaaaggttTAGGGGTCTGGCGTATGTGGTAATCGGGGAGGAGAAACATGTGGGTACGCAGGATGAGAAACGAGGAGCAGGTAAGGTTAGGTTGGGAGCGAGTGTGAAGAGTGCGTTGGCTGGATGGGGGTATGCCTGGAATGAGAGCGCGGGGATTATTTGTGTGGATCCTTGTCGGACTTAG